A single genomic interval of Oryzomonas sagensis harbors:
- the mazG gene encoding nucleoside triphosphate pyrophosphohydrolase, which translates to MTANRSTFDDLVNIMRRLRGPGGCPWDAEQTHESLTRYLLEETYEVIEAIDAKSPEHLKEELGDLLLQPVFHAAIAEEAGAFDMADVIQELCDKLVRRHPHVFGDMEIRDSEAQVENWERIKKAEKGQERPSALSGVPPHLPALLKAQKITEKASRVGFDWEHADQVFAKVMEELHEFEEAWDGGDETRMEDELGDLLFAIVNLGRFLSLNPEEALRKTINRFQRRFRYVEENLQGQGKKMNETPLADMDILWEEAKKLE; encoded by the coding sequence ATGACCGCAAACCGCAGCACCTTCGACGACTTGGTGAATATCATGCGCCGCCTGCGCGGCCCCGGCGGCTGCCCCTGGGATGCCGAACAAACCCACGAGAGCCTGACGCGCTATCTGCTGGAAGAGACCTACGAAGTCATTGAGGCCATCGACGCAAAATCTCCAGAACATCTGAAAGAGGAGTTGGGCGACCTGTTGCTGCAACCGGTCTTTCATGCCGCAATTGCCGAAGAGGCGGGAGCGTTCGACATGGCCGACGTCATCCAGGAACTCTGCGACAAGCTCGTCAGACGCCATCCCCATGTCTTCGGCGACATGGAGATCCGTGACAGCGAGGCACAGGTAGAAAACTGGGAGCGCATCAAGAAGGCCGAAAAGGGGCAGGAGCGGCCATCGGCCCTGTCCGGCGTGCCCCCGCATCTACCGGCGTTGCTCAAGGCTCAGAAGATCACCGAAAAGGCCTCGCGGGTCGGTTTCGACTGGGAACATGCCGACCAGGTCTTTGCCAAGGTCATGGAAGAGTTGCACGAGTTTGAGGAGGCGTGGGACGGGGGCGATGAGACCCGCATGGAGGACGAGCTAGGCGACCTGCTGTTCGCCATCGTCAACCTGGGGCGTTTCCTGTCGCTCAATCCCGAGGAGGCCCTGCGCAAAACGATCAACCGCTTTCAACGGCGTTTCCGGTATGTGGAGGAAAATCTCCAGGGGCAGGGAAAGAAGATGAATGAGACCCCGCTTGCCGAC